The following proteins are co-located in the Indicator indicator isolate 239-I01 chromosome 33, UM_Iind_1.1, whole genome shotgun sequence genome:
- the PSMB2 gene encoding proteasome subunit beta type-2 isoform X2, producing the protein MEYLIDHDKMFKMSEKILLLCVGEAGDTVQFAEYIQKNVQLYKMRNGYELSPTAAANFTRRNLADYLRSRTPYHVNLLLAGYDDHEGPALYYMDYLAALAKVPFAAHGYGAFLTLSILDRYYKPGITREEAVELLKKCLEELQKRFILNLASFNARFIDKDGIHEVENIPLAKATS; encoded by the exons ATGGAGTATCTGATCG ACCATGACAAAATGTTTAAGATGAGTGAAAAGATCTTACTCCTGTGTGTTGGGGAGGCTGGAGACACTGTACAGTTTGCAGAATACATCCAGAAAAACGTCCAGCTCTACAAAATGAGGAATG GTTATGAGTTGTCTCCCACTGCAGCTGCAAACTTCACGCGGCGGAACCTTGCTGACTATCTTCGGAGTCGA ACCCCTTACCATGTCAACCTCCTCCTGGCTGGCTATGATGACCATGAAGGCCCTGCCCTGTACTACATGGATTACCTGGCAGCTCTGGCTAAGGTCCCCTTTGCAGCACATGGCTATGGTGCTTTCCTTACCCTCAGCATCCTCGACCGCTACTACAAGCCAG gtATCACACGTGAGGAAGCCGTGGAGCTGCTAAAGAAATGTCTAGAGGAG CTTCAGAAACGCTTCATCCTCAATCTGGCTTCTTTCAATGCCCGGTTCATTGACAAAGATGGCATCCATGAAGTGGAAAACATACCCCTTGCAAAAGCAACATCCTAA
- the PSMB2 gene encoding proteasome subunit beta type-2 isoform X1 produces MEYLIGIRGPDYVLVAADTVAASSIVQMKHDHDKMFKMSEKILLLCVGEAGDTVQFAEYIQKNVQLYKMRNGYELSPTAAANFTRRNLADYLRSRTPYHVNLLLAGYDDHEGPALYYMDYLAALAKVPFAAHGYGAFLTLSILDRYYKPGITREEAVELLKKCLEELQKRFILNLASFNARFIDKDGIHEVENIPLAKATS; encoded by the exons ATGGAGTATCTGATCGGCATCCGCGGCCCCGACTACGTCCTGGTGGCTGCCGACACCGTGGCGGCCTCCAGCATCGTCCAGATGAAGCACG ACCATGACAAAATGTTTAAGATGAGTGAAAAGATCTTACTCCTGTGTGTTGGGGAGGCTGGAGACACTGTACAGTTTGCAGAATACATCCAGAAAAACGTCCAGCTCTACAAAATGAGGAATG GTTATGAGTTGTCTCCCACTGCAGCTGCAAACTTCACGCGGCGGAACCTTGCTGACTATCTTCGGAGTCGA ACCCCTTACCATGTCAACCTCCTCCTGGCTGGCTATGATGACCATGAAGGCCCTGCCCTGTACTACATGGATTACCTGGCAGCTCTGGCTAAGGTCCCCTTTGCAGCACATGGCTATGGTGCTTTCCTTACCCTCAGCATCCTCGACCGCTACTACAAGCCAG gtATCACACGTGAGGAAGCCGTGGAGCTGCTAAAGAAATGTCTAGAGGAG CTTCAGAAACGCTTCATCCTCAATCTGGCTTCTTTCAATGCCCGGTTCATTGACAAAGATGGCATCCATGAAGTGGAAAACATACCCCTTGCAAAAGCAACATCCTAA